CTCCGGGGCGCCCTGGCTGCTGATTGAGATATGCGCGCTTTGTGCGGTCGCTGTTTATGGAGACGACGGCGGGGTGTTCCTCGGGTCAACGGGATCTCGTTCGGCATCTCGTTCATCCCGCTTCCTCTCACGGTGGTCTTGTCCCCCGGGGCGGCCGCCCGGCGTCGAGTCACTGCCGTCCGGTGACGGCGGCGACGGCCTGCTCGGCGACGCCGGCGGCGCTGGCCGGGTTCTGCCCGGTGACCAGCCGGCCGTCGGTGACGACCTGGTACTCCCAGAGGCCTGCGGCGACGACATCGGCCCCGAGGTCCTCCAGCCGGGACTGCGACGTTCCGGGCTGCTGGCCGGGGGTCCGGGCGGGGCGCCGACGAGGAAGCCGGCGACCCGTTCAGAACGCTACCCCCGGGGGTGTAGTAACCTGCAAGGGAGGCTACTTCCCCATGGGAAGTGTCGAGGTGGAAAGCATACTGAGAGGAGTGGAAGCCATGGTCATGGGCTGCATGTCGGAGCGGCACGATCAACACGACGTGTACGCGGCGCAATGCCCGTGCCGCGAGGTGCTCGACCTTTTGGCCAACAAGTGGTCCGCACTGGCCATCGGAGCCATGGGAGGCGGGCCGCAGCGCTTCGGCGCACTGCTGCGCCGTCTTCAAGGCGTCAGTCCGAAGGTCCTGACCAGCACGCTGCGGCGTCTGGAGGAGAAGGGGTTCGTCGACCGGACCGTGTACCCGGCGGTGCCTCCGCACGTCGAGTATGAGCTCACGGCGCTCGGCCACAGCGTGGCGGAACCCTTGGGGCAGCTGCGGGACTGGGTCGAGAAGCATCTCGACGAGATCCAGGGCCTACAGACTGCCTAGCAGGACAGAGTTTGCTGATTCTGGCTCCGGTTGCACGGCGTACGCGCCCTGTCCGCCGGCATCGGCCGAGGAGGACGCGGAACACCTGCGCATGGTCGCGTGGATGGTCAGCTCCAGCGGCGACGCGTTCGAGGC
This region of Streptomyces sp. NBC_00513 genomic DNA includes:
- a CDS encoding winged helix-turn-helix transcriptional regulator, translating into MESILRGVEAMVMGCMSERHDQHDVYAAQCPCREVLDLLANKWSALAIGAMGGGPQRFGALLRRLQGVSPKVLTSTLRRLEEKGFVDRTVYPAVPPHVEYELTALGHSVAEPLGQLRDWVEKHLDEIQGLQTA